The Archangium primigenium genomic interval CTGCTCGGGCTCAAGCGCGAGCGCGGCTCGGCCCGGGATCTGCTGCACCTGGCGCAGGTGGAGCGCTGGCGGCGCGGCCCGTCGCGCGGCTGATCGGCAGCGGACACAGGCCTCGTCCCGCCGGGCCACTCGCCCGGAGCGCGCCCGCGTCCCATCCTTCCTCCCTTGGCTCGAACCCCCGGGGAGGCCGTCCCGATGCGCCAACGATTCCGCTGGCTGCCACCGCTGTGCGCGCTCCTGCTGCTCGGGGCCGGGTGCCGCCGGAGCAATGAGTTCGCGGTGCTTCCGCTCCAGGCCGCGCCCACGCTCGAGGTCCCCCAGGCCTCGGGCGGCGTCTTCCGGTTGAGCGAGCAGCGCGGCAAGGTGGTGGTGCTGACCTTCGGGTACACCTCCTGTCCGGACGTCTGCCCCACCACGCTGACCCAACTGCAGCGGCTGCAGAGCGCCCTGGGCCCCGCGTCGAGGGACCTCCAGGTGGTGTTCCTCTCCGTGGACCCCGATCGCGACGGCGCCGAGCAGCTCCAGACGTACGTGCGCGCCTTCAGCACGCGGTTCACGGGCCTGCGGCTGGAGCCGGAGGGCATCGCCCCGGTGCTCGCCGCCTGGAACGTCACCGCGGCGCGGCACTACCCGGACACCACGCGCTACCGCGAGCACCCCTTCGCGAAGGATCTGCCCTACACCATCGATCATACCGGGGCCTTCTTCGTCGTGGACAAGCGGGGCCAGTTGCGGCTGCGCCTGCCCTACTCCGTCGGCGGCGAGTATCTGCGCGACGAGGTGGCGCGGCTCCTGGCGGAGGACGAGGCGCCGGACTCCAGCCCCCGGGTGGAGCGGGCCCGGGCGCTGCTCACGCCCTCGCGGGTGGGCGCCATCTACCTCACGCTCGTCAACGGCACCGCGCAGGAGGACCGGCTCGTCTCGGCCGAGTCTCCATCGGCCGGCAGCGTGGAGCTGCACGAGGTGACGAGCGAGGGCGAGCTGATGCGGATGAATCCCCGGCCCGAGGGCTTCCGCCTCCCAGCGCGCAGCCGCGTGGAGCTGGAGCCCGGCGGCAAGCACCTCATGCTCTACGCCGTGCCGACCCGGGCGTCCCGGTTGGACGTGACACTGCGCTTCGAGAAGGCGGGGCCGGTGACCGTGTCCGTTCCCGTGTCGGAGCCCGGCGCGGATGCGCTCTAGTCCCTGGCGCGCGGTGGGCCTGGCGCTGCTGGCGAGCCTCTCCGGGCTGGTGCTCGTGCTGCGGGCGCGCGCCGAGCAGCCCCGACGCGAGGCCGAACAGCGGGGCCTGCGGCTGCGGATGGAGCGGGCCGTCTGGCTGCACGAGGCCACGGATCATGGCGACACGGCGCGCCTGCCCACGCTGCCGGGCTCGCCTCCCGAGGGCTCCCGGCGGCTCGCCGTGGAGGTGTCCATCTTCAACCCCCGCGCGATGCCCCTGGAGTTCTCGCCCGGGGAGCTGCGGCTGTCGGAGGGGCGCACGGCCACCGAGTGGCGCGCGACGACGGATGTCTCCCGGCCCTTCACCCTGGGCCCCGGGGAGCTGCTGTTCCTGACGCTGGGCTTCGACGTGCCCCGCACCCCGGCGCCCCTGCGCCTGCTCTGGGCCCGGGGCGAGGAGCGCATCGCGCTGCTGGCGACCCGGCGGCCCCTGGGCGCCGAGGCGCGCGAGCCCCGGGGCTGGCCCGAGAGCGTGGGGGAGCTGCCCGCGGGCTCGGCCGGCTCGGGCGCGGCGCTCTATGACCGCTTGGGCTGCGTCGCCTGCCATGGCGCGCTCGAGGCCTTGGACGCGGCGCGGGTGGGCCCGTCGCTCGGCGCGTTCTTCCAGGCGGGCTCCACGCGCATCGCGGGCCTGAGCGCGGCGCAGTACGCCTACGAGTCGCTGCTCAACCCCGATGCCTTCATCGCGCCCGCGTGTCCGGGCGGACAGCCCTGTGTGGGGCCCAGCCCCATGCCCCTGTATGGCGAGGTGCTGAGCGCCCAGGACATGGCGGACGTCATCGCCTACCTCGTGACGCCCCGGACGGACGAATGAAAGGCGCGCCCGTGGTCCTCGCCGAGGGCGAGCCGTGGAAGCCCCGGTGGGAGCTCGTCGTGCCCCTGGCCTGTGGCGTGCTGGGCTGGGAGCT includes:
- a CDS encoding SCO family protein; the encoded protein is MRQRFRWLPPLCALLLLGAGCRRSNEFAVLPLQAAPTLEVPQASGGVFRLSEQRGKVVVLTFGYTSCPDVCPTTLTQLQRLQSALGPASRDLQVVFLSVDPDRDGAEQLQTYVRAFSTRFTGLRLEPEGIAPVLAAWNVTAARHYPDTTRYREHPFAKDLPYTIDHTGAFFVVDKRGQLRLRLPYSVGGEYLRDEVARLLAEDEAPDSSPRVERARALLTPSRVGAIYLTLVNGTAQEDRLVSAESPSAGSVELHEVTSEGELMRMNPRPEGFRLPARSRVELEPGGKHLMLYAVPTRASRLDVTLRFEKAGPVTVSVPVSEPGADAL
- a CDS encoding c-type cytochrome → MRSSPWRAVGLALLASLSGLVLVLRARAEQPRREAEQRGLRLRMERAVWLHEATDHGDTARLPTLPGSPPEGSRRLAVEVSIFNPRAMPLEFSPGELRLSEGRTATEWRATTDVSRPFTLGPGELLFLTLGFDVPRTPAPLRLLWARGEERIALLATRRPLGAEAREPRGWPESVGELPAGSAGSGAALYDRLGCVACHGALEALDAARVGPSLGAFFQAGSTRIAGLSAAQYAYESLLNPDAFIAPACPGGQPCVGPSPMPLYGEVLSAQDMADVIAYLVTPRTDE